The Candidatus Alcyoniella australis DNA window AAAGTCACCATCAACGGCCGTTCGATCGAGGTCGAGCAGGACACCACCATCGTCCAGGCTGCCGAGCAGCTGCGGATTCATATTCCGACCCTGTGCTACAACGAGAATCTCGCGCCCTACGGCGTGTGCCGTGTGTGCATGGTCGAGATCGACGACGGTCGCCGCAAACGGATGGTCCCCTCCTGCGCCTTCCCGATCCGCCGCGAGATCAGCGTATCGACCAACAACGAGCGCGTGCGCCGCATTCGGCGCTCAGTATTGCAACTGCTGCTGGCGCGCTGTCCCAATGAGCCGGTCGTTAAAAAGCTCGCCGCCGAGTACGGCGTCGACGCGCCGCACCCGCGGATGCTCATTAAGGATGATGACTGCATTCTCTGCGGCCTGTGTGTGCGCACCTGCCAACAGATCGTTGGCGTGGCCGCCATCGGCTTTGAGGGGCGCGGCTACGAGCGTCGGGTGGTGCCGCCCTACGACGAGCAGAATTCGCAGTGTCTGGCCTGCGGCGCCTGCGCCTACGTCTGCCCCACGCAGTGCATCGACTTCAGCACCAGCGGCGATCTACACAAGCTGGAGCGCTGGCACCGCG harbors:
- a CDS encoding 2Fe-2S iron-sulfur cluster-binding protein; this encodes MDSTPQKVKVTINGRSIEVEQDTTIVQAAEQLRIHIPTLCYNENLAPYGVCRVCMVEIDDGRRKRMVPSCAFPIRREISVSTNNERVRRIRRSVLQLLLARCPNEPVVKKLAAEYGVDAPHPRMLIKDDDCILCGLCVRTCQQIVGVAAIGFEGRGYERRVVPPYDEQNSQCLACGACAYVCPTQCIDFSTSGDLHKLERWHRDLDVSKLPEAERGRYNAFLGNFFKDKM